A DNA window from Undibacterium sp. YM2 contains the following coding sequences:
- a CDS encoding S9 family peptidase yields MPDQLKSSSFISAPCETGIFKKDKQTFVVVTKADKGFNYTFSNGMLGNTLDSGTTLICGKNAVLVRGEEVWNKLIISELNTRFESGGVVLAGRLMEAMEPPGAGKNTPLVVYAHGSEGTGWIDRAGDPYQMLGRGISVFVYDKRGTGFSQGEYTQNFPRLADDLVAASHEAKRLAAGRYGRFGLIGLSQGGWIVPLAAARARAEFLGIGFGLAVDITGQDAEQDRKELRDHGYGDDILAKASKVTDVTAKIARSDLKEGFDELADIQKQFGKEAWFTSIKGGYSGVFLSMSVDDLRRNGVPRFDKLNIDWSLDPMQVLRKVDVPQMWVFADEDRQAPGAVTLERLSSLRRQGSNITIYRFPDTGHGMWEYTEAKDGTRKQTRITPGFYDLMADWAKGKLDGSYGNAYRR; encoded by the coding sequence ATGCCTGATCAATTGAAGTCCAGCTCTTTTATATCGGCCCCTTGTGAGACAGGTATTTTTAAAAAAGACAAACAGACATTTGTTGTCGTGACCAAGGCAGACAAAGGATTTAACTACACCTTCAGCAACGGGATGCTTGGCAATACGCTGGATTCCGGGACTACGCTGATATGTGGAAAAAACGCAGTTCTGGTTCGAGGAGAGGAGGTCTGGAACAAGCTGATCATTTCTGAGTTGAACACGCGATTTGAATCTGGTGGTGTCGTGCTCGCAGGTCGCTTGATGGAAGCTATGGAACCGCCCGGTGCTGGAAAAAATACACCCCTGGTTGTCTATGCACATGGCTCAGAAGGCACTGGCTGGATAGACCGTGCAGGTGACCCTTATCAAATGCTCGGACGGGGTATTTCGGTCTTTGTGTATGACAAACGCGGCACCGGATTTTCGCAAGGAGAATATACCCAAAACTTCCCCCGCCTGGCCGATGACCTGGTAGCAGCTTCGCACGAAGCCAAACGACTGGCAGCCGGGCGCTACGGTCGTTTTGGTCTCATAGGCCTGAGTCAGGGTGGGTGGATAGTGCCACTCGCGGCAGCGCGGGCCAGGGCAGAGTTTCTTGGGATTGGCTTTGGCCTGGCGGTTGATATTACGGGGCAGGATGCGGAGCAAGACAGAAAGGAATTACGCGATCACGGTTATGGCGACGACATACTCGCCAAAGCCAGCAAAGTCACAGATGTGACAGCAAAAATAGCAAGATCTGATTTGAAAGAAGGGTTTGATGAGCTTGCTGATATCCAGAAGCAGTTTGGCAAAGAAGCCTGGTTCACAAGTATAAAGGGAGGATACTCAGGTGTGTTCCTGAGTATGTCCGTAGATGATTTGCGCCGTAATGGCGTACCAAGATTCGACAAGCTGAATATTGACTGGTCGCTTGATCCCATGCAGGTCTTGCGCAAAGTTGATGTACCACAGATGTGGGTATTCGCGGATGAAGACCGCCAGGCTCCGGGTGCAGTGACTTTGGAACGGCTCTCAAGTCTGCGTCGCCAGGGCAGTAATATCACGATTTACCGCTTCCCCGATACCGGTCATGGCATGTGGGAATATACAGAAGCAAAAGATGGTACGCGCAAGCAGACACGTATTACGCCAGGTTTTTACGATCTGATGGCGGACTGGGCAAAAGGCAAACTTGACGGCAGCTATGGGAATGCATATCGCAGATAA